The Candidatus Methylomirabilota bacterium genome includes the window GGGCCGACGCCGAGGTCGACGGGGCGAAAGGCATCCGATTCAGCTTCCGCTGGGACCTCGGCACCAGCCGGTTCATCATGATCGACTCGCGCAACGGGCGGATCCTCGACGACGGCCGACACCTGATGCTCGGCGACCGCGAGTTCTGGTGGGTCGAGGAGCAGATGCGCGACGGCGCCGTCGACCACCTCGTCCTGGGCACGTCGCTGCCCTGGCTGCTCCCCCACGCGCTCGGCGACCTGCAGGCGGTCAACCAGATCGCGGCGAACCGGCCCGGCTGGCGCGGCTGGCTCGCCGAGAAGATCCGCCAGGGCGCCGACCTCGAGCACTGGCAGGCCTTCCACGACTCCTTCGACCGACTCACCCGGCTGATCGCACAGGTCGCGACCGGCGATCCCGGTGAGCGGTCGCCCGCGACGGTCAGCGTGCTCTCCGGGGACGTCCACCACAGCTACGCCGCCCGCGTCGACCTCCTCGGCATCACCGGAAACGGGACCGACGGCGCTGCCCGCGTCCACCAGCTGACCTGCTCCCCCGTCCACAACAAGGTCCACTGGTTCGTCAAGCCCGCGTTCCGGGTGGGCTGGTCCCGCCGCCTCGCCCGCCTCACCGAACGGTGGAGCCGGCGCGCCGGAGTCACGCCCGTGCCCATCACCGACTCTGCTGCCCAATTCGGTTCGTGATCAGGCGGCGAGAGCGTGACCGAGGCGGGTGAGGTGGCTGGCCTTGCGGACGGACTGCAGAGGTGAGCTGGTCCACCACTCGTGCAGGCGGACGAGGTTGATCGCGGTCGCGGCGAACGCGTGCTGCAGGGCCACCTTGGGCAGGCCGCGGTAGCGGGCTCGGCGCATCCCGCCGGTGGTGACCGCCTGGTGGATGGTGCTCTCGGCGCCCGCGCGGATGGCGTATTTGCTCTTCCAGGTCTGGGTGGTCTGCTGTGCACGGGCGCGGGCCAGGGCCTGGTGTAGTTCTTGGGGCCGCAGGGTGAGCTGGCGCCCGCCTCGGGCGGCGGTGGTGCACTGGTCGCGTACTGGGCAGGCCCGGCAGGTCGCGGTGTCGAACTTGACCACGATCACCTCGGTGTCGCGTTGGCGGGCTGGGCTCCACGTGGCGCTGGTCTGGCCTTGCGGGCAGCTGACCTGGCGGGTCTGCCAGTCAACAGTGAACGCGGTCTTGTCGAACCCGGCACCGGCTCGGGCCTGGCGGGAGGTGTCCAGCAGGGCCGGGGTCACCAGGGTCAGCCCGAACTGGCGATGCGCCTGGTCAAGCACCTCGGCGGAGGGGTAGCCGGAGTCCAGGTAGTGCTCGGCAGGCAACAGGTTGCGTCGGGCCAGCTCGCGGTGGATCGGGGTGGTCATCTTCACGTCCGGCACGGTCGCCTCGGTGGTCGCCACATTGGTGATCAGGTTCGGTCGCCGCGGGTCGGGCTGACCCGGTTCAGGGTGCACAGCGGGCTGGGGCTTGCCCTCGTCCTCTCCGGTGTCCTCCCCGGTGTCGTTGGCGGTGTCGCAGGTCTCGGTGAGGTGGAGCTTGTAGCCGCACCAGAACAGGTCCTCGCCCTTGGCGGCCCAGCGGGCATCGGTGTCATAAGGCGAGCTGACCCGG containing:
- a CDS encoding IS1182 family transposase, with protein sequence MRPRPAPRVPDPTVVVARAAFPKGSPAMSARDELADVFDDEQFAAAFGMRGAPAESPGALALVTVLQYVENLTDRQAGLMVARAIDWKYALGLELTDPGFDPSVLSKFRARLVEHGLERVVFDKMLEVLAAKGLVGAGGKQRTDSTHVASAVRDLNRLELAGESVRACLEALAAAAPDWLASVIDVSEWSTRYGARVDSWRLPSSATKRERLAGLYGSDALVLLRAIHAAPAPDWLRELPAVQVLATVLIQNYYIHSNARGREVIIRREPDKHGLPPAHRRVSSPYDTDARWAAKGEDLFWCGYKLHLTETCDTANDTGEDTGEDEGKPQPAVHPEPGQPDPRRPNLITNVATTEATVPDVKMTTPIHRELARRNLLPAEHYLDSGYPSAEVLDQAHRQFGLTLVTPALLDTSRQARAGAGFDKTAFTVDWQTRQVSCPQGQTSATWSPARQRDTEVIVVKFDTATCRACPVRDQCTTAARGGRQLTLRPQELHQALARARAQQTTQTWKSKYAIRAGAESTIHQAVTTGGMRRARYRGLPKVALQHAFAATAINLVRLHEWWTSSPLQSVRKASHLTRLGHALAA
- a CDS encoding alkaline phosphatase family protein; its protein translation is IGNLSPEQLEEDPDYQRIRGIDGDAWPALVELADRADAEVDGAKGIRFSFRWDLGTSRFIMIDSRNGRILDDGRHLMLGDREFWWVEEQMRDGAVDHLVLGTSLPWLLPHALGDLQAVNQIAANRPGWRGWLAEKIRQGADLEHWQAFHDSFDRLTRLIAQVATGDPGERSPATVSVLSGDVHHSYAARVDLLGITGNGTDGAARVHQLTCSPVHNKVHWFVKPAFRVGWSRRLARLTERWSRRAGVTPVPITDSAAQFGS